The following are encoded together in the Arcticibacterium luteifluviistationis genome:
- a CDS encoding TatD family hydrolase: protein MKFIDPHVHMSSRTTDDYQAMQKAGIVAIIEPAFWLGQPRTEKGAFKDYYSSIVGWEPFRSSQFGIKHYCTIGLNSKEANNVPLAEQVMELLPLYAMKDNVVAIGEIGYDDQTEAEDRFFRAQIELAKEVNLPILIHTPHRDKKNGTLRSMDVLEEHGIDPKMAIIDHNNEETAKAVLDRGYWAAFTIYPRTKMGSERMVEVVKQYGSERIIVDSSADWGVSDPLAVPKTANLMLANGISKEDVHMTCYQNALDAYAQSGNMKESDWENGVTFDQSVLYGGNSVLRGQDPVKGTASDSDIIEN, encoded by the coding sequence ATGAAATTTATAGACCCTCATGTGCATATGTCATCCAGAACCACGGACGACTATCAAGCAATGCAAAAAGCAGGAATTGTGGCCATTATAGAGCCAGCGTTTTGGTTGGGTCAGCCGCGTACAGAAAAAGGTGCTTTTAAAGATTATTATAGCAGTATAGTAGGTTGGGAGCCGTTTAGGTCTTCTCAGTTTGGTATCAAGCATTACTGTACCATTGGCTTGAACTCTAAAGAAGCCAATAATGTGCCTTTAGCGGAGCAGGTGATGGAATTATTGCCATTATACGCCATGAAGGATAATGTGGTGGCAATAGGCGAAATTGGTTATGACGACCAAACGGAAGCAGAAGATAGATTTTTTAGAGCTCAAATAGAGTTGGCAAAAGAAGTGAATCTTCCAATTTTGATTCATACACCGCATAGAGATAAGAAAAACGGTACGCTACGTAGTATGGATGTGCTAGAAGAGCATGGCATTGACCCTAAAATGGCCATCATAGACCATAATAATGAAGAAACGGCAAAAGCTGTTTTGGATAGAGGTTACTGGGCGGCATTTACCATTTACCCAAGAACAAAAATGGGTAGCGAGAGAATGGTGGAGGTTGTAAAACAATATGGTTCGGAAAGAATTATAGTGGATAGTTCTGCCGACTGGGGTGTGAGTGACCCGCTTGCCGTGCCTAAAACAGCCAATCTTATGCTGGCAAATGGCATCTCAAAAGAAGATGTGCATATGACCTGCTACCAAAATGCTTTAGACGCTTACGCTCAAAGTGGAAATATGAAAGAAAGCGATTGGGAAAATGGAGTGACCTTTGACCAGTCGGTACTTTATGGTGGAAATAGCGTTTTACGTGGTCAAGACCCAGTAAAAGGAACTGCCTCAGACTCTGATATCATAGAAAACTGA
- the eboC gene encoding UbiA-like protein EboC (EboC, a homolog the polyprenyltransferase UbiA, belongs to system of proteins involved in the trafficking of precursor metabolites to an extracytoplasmic compartment so that the biosynthesis of certain natural products, such as scytonemin, can be completed.) produces the protein MKLFYYLALTRPANVITAVSDIAAGVAIAGAFALSPFPWTSFLFLALATSGLYAGGIVFNDVFDLELDKVERPERIIPSGKLTSSQAIFFGMVLFICAIFFASLVSIQSGVIAALVALCAVLYDKFAKHHIVAGPLTMGLCRGLNLTLGMSILANGQLPEMWMMAFIPIVFIAAITLTSQGEVLGNNKLSVTFALVLDLLVAATILVLAFKGIMNLWMVLPFVLLWIGINFSAKFKAIRHNEPKNIMNAVKMGVLSLIPLNASYVAGFSDWKYGLAVLCLLPISIFLAKKFSVT, from the coding sequence ATGAAGCTTTTTTATTATTTGGCTTTAACTAGGCCTGCGAATGTTATTACTGCGGTTTCAGATATTGCGGCTGGCGTAGCTATAGCAGGAGCTTTTGCTTTAAGCCCTTTTCCATGGACATCGTTTCTGTTTTTGGCTTTAGCCACTTCCGGACTTTACGCAGGAGGCATTGTTTTTAATGATGTTTTTGATTTAGAATTAGATAAAGTAGAAAGACCCGAAAGAATAATACCAAGTGGTAAATTGACTTCTAGTCAAGCCATTTTTTTCGGAATGGTACTTTTTATATGTGCCATATTTTTTGCTTCATTGGTGAGTATTCAGAGTGGTGTTATTGCGGCTTTGGTGGCACTTTGTGCGGTTTTGTATGACAAGTTTGCGAAGCATCATATAGTGGCCGGTCCATTAACAATGGGGCTTTGCAGAGGTTTAAATTTAACCTTAGGCATGAGTATTCTGGCTAATGGTCAGTTGCCAGAAATGTGGATGATGGCTTTTATTCCTATCGTGTTTATAGCTGCCATTACATTGACTAGTCAAGGAGAGGTTTTAGGGAATAATAAACTCTCGGTCACTTTTGCTTTGGTTTTAGATTTGCTTGTGGCCGCTACTATTTTGGTGTTGGCCTTTAAAGGCATTATGAATTTATGGATGGTGTTGCCATTTGTGCTGCTGTGGATTGGGATTAACTTCTCCGCCAAATTCAAAGCCATTCGACATAACGAACCTAAAAATATTATGAATGCGGTGAAGATGGGAGTACTCTCGCTGATACCGCTAAATGCCAGTTATGTGGCAGGTTTTAGCGACTGGAAATATGGTTTAGCGGTTTTATGCCTGCTGCCTATTTCTATTTTTCTGGCAAAGAAATTCTCGGTTACCTGA